Part of the Streptococcaceae bacterium ESL0687 genome is shown below.
ATCTTTATGATTGTCGTGACAACTTACATGTCAGTTACAGAAAGAACCAAAGAGATTGGTATCCTTCGTGCCATGGGAGCCCGTAAGAAAGACATTCGCCGCCTCTTTACTGGAGAAAGCCTTATGTTAGGTCTTCTGGCAGCAATCATAGCAATTGCTGGAGCCCTACTAGGAGAATTTGGTCTTAATAAGGCCCTTTACGATTTAGCCAAATTTGACTTAGTTCAGGTTACAAGTAGCGATATAATCTTTGCTATACTTGTGGGTATTGTAATTGCCCTTCTATCAAGCATTGCACCATCAAGTCGTGCAAGTAAAATGAATACAATTGAAGCTCTTTCAGTTGATTAATAAAAAGCATGCCCAGGCATGCTTTTTTCTTATGGATTAAAACAAAAAAAGAAGCAGAATAATCTGCTTCTTTTGACCAGGTAAATCTTAAAGTTGTTTGTTGTAGAATTCTACGACAAGAGCTTCGTTGATTTCTGGGTTGATCTCATCACGTTCTGGAAGACGCTCAAGAGTACCAGTAAGTTTGTCAGCATCGAATGATACGAATGCTGGACGTCCAAGAGTAGCTTCAACAGCTTCAAGGATAGCTGGAACTTTTTGAGATTTTTCACGAACGCTGATTACATCACCAACTTGTACGCGGTATGATGGGATATCAACGCGGCTTCCGTTAACAAGGATGTGTCCGTGGTTAACGAATTGACGTGCTTGACGACGAGTAGTAGCAAGACCTAAACGGTAAACTACGTTGTCAAGACGTTGCTCAAGAAGAACCATGAAGTTGAAACCAAGAGTTCCTTCTTTGATTTTGCTTGCTTGTACGAATAGGTTACGGAATTGACGTTCAGTTACTCCGTAAGAGAAACGAAGTTTTTGTTTCTCAGCAAGTTGTAAACCGTATTCAGATAATTTGCTACGGTTGTTTGGTCCGTGTTGTCCTGGTACGTAGTTACGACGTGCGATTTCTTTACCAGTTCCAGAAAGTGATACACCTAAACGGCGTGAAAGTTTCCAAGATGGTCCTGTATAACGTGACATGTATGTCATCCTCCAAAATATTATTTTTTGAAGAAACAATGTTTTGAATAATTCCAGGTCCGTGCACTGCATCTTCACCTTTACAGCTTTGGCTACTTTAACTAACCAGATGCATTGTTGACGGGGTCCTTAACTATTCTGCTGCACTATTTCAACTTTACTAGTTTATCAAGATTATTCTTCTGTGTCAATATTAACTTCATCAATTTCAACCACTTCGACAACTTCTTCCTGATCAGCGTAGTGGATAAGAATATTTTCAGTTAAAATATCAGAGTAGCTGTAGCTAGCTCTTTCCTTAGGACGAGAGTCTTGATCGTAAACAACAATAAAAAGTGAATCGTAAACTTCAGAAAGGGTACCTTCCCTACGGTTTTCACGCTTACGACCGTACTGGCTTGTAATACCAACTACCTGTCCTTCGTGATTTTTTACGTCTTCCTTAATTTTTTTCATTTTTTCAACATCTTCGAATGCTTGTGACATAATATCCTACTTTCTAGTAATTAAAATTCTTCCATATTCGAAAGATTGACAAATTTATTATATTCCTTAATGAAGGCAAGTTTTACTGTTCCTCGCGCTCCACTACGGTTTTTTTCAATAATAACCTCAACTGTGTTATCCTCTTCAAGGGATTCAGACTCCTCACCTTCTCTAGCGTAATAGTCTTCCCGGTATAAAAAGGCCACAATATCCGCATCCTGCTCGATAGATCCAGATTCCCTAATATCAGATAAAACTGGTCTTTTATCCTGCCTCTGCTCCACCCCACGGGATAGCTGACTTAGGGCAATCACAGGAACCTTTAATTCCTTGGCTAAAATTTTAAGCTGTCTTGAAATTTCTGAAACTTCCTGTTGACGGTTCTCCCGGCCTGTCCCTGAAATCAACTGCAAGTAGTCGATTAGGATAAGACCAAGATTACCTGTTTCCTGGGCAAGTTTCCGGGCACGGGCTCTGATTTCTGTAATCTTAATTCCCGGCGTATCATCAATGTAAATCCCTGAGTTTGAAAGAGTGCCTGCTGCTATAGTCAGACTATTCCAATCATCCCGGGATAGGTTACCTGTCCGAAGATTATAAGATTCAATCCTACCTTCTGCAGCAAGCATCCTTTTGACCAAACTTTCAGCCCCCATCTCTAAAGAAAAGATGGCAACTGATTTATCAAGCTTTGTTCCTATATTTTGTGCAATATTAAGGGCAAAGGCCGTCTTACCGACAGCAGGACGAGCTGCAAGGATTATTAATTCCTCTTCATGAAGTCCAGTAGTTAAGTCATCAAGGGCCGGGTATCCTGTTGCTAGACCAGTAATTCGGTTGTCTTGCTGGCTAAGTCTATCGATTTCTTCAAAGCTATCATTAACAAGATCAGAGATTCTTTTAAAGCCAGAACGGTTTTTATTCTCAGCCACATCCATCAGCTTGTTTTCAGCTTCATTTAAAATATCATAAGGATCTTCTTCCTGGGCATAGGCTTTCTCTACACTCTGGGTTAAATTGCTAATTAAATTTCTTAGAAGGGACTTCTCCGCAACGATTTTAGCATAGTAGGCTGCATTGGCACTGGTTGGAACAGCACTTGCAAGTTCAGCAATGTAGGAAACACCGCCGATATTTTCAAGCTCTCCATCTTTTTCTAAGGCATTCCGAACTGTTAGGACATCAATCGGTTCCTTCTCATCAGAAAGCTTGATCATATTTCGAAAAATTGTCCTGTGGGCCACCTTGTAAAAGTCTGCCAAATCCAGATATTCACGGACTTCAATCAAGCGATCAGCATCCAAAAATATCGCCCCTAGAACAGCCTGCTCAGCTTCTAAATCTTGAGGAGGAACCTTCATAATATCCTGATCAGGCATTATGCTTCTCCAACGTGAACTCTAATTGTAGCTGTAACATCCCTGTGCAGTTTAACAGGTACCTTAGTCACCCCTAGACTTTTAATAGGATTTTCAAGCTGAATCTTGTGTTTATCTAATTTGACCTGATATTGGTCACTTAGGGCACTTGCAATTTTTTTAGAGTTGATAGCTCCAAATAATCTTCCGTCTTTACCAACTTTTTCAGTCAGCTCAACCATTGTTCCCTCTTCTTCAAGGAGCTCTTTTAATTTTTTAGCCTCTGCTAAAATTTCTGCCTCCTGTTTATCTTGGGCCTTCTTTTGTCCCTTTAATTCACTAATGGCCGCATTTGTTGCTTCCTTGGCTAGATTTTTTTTGATTAAGAAATTTTGAGCGTATCCAGAAGGAACCTCTTTAATTTCTCCCTTTTTTCCCTTACCTTTTACATCTGCTAAAAATATAACTTTCATTTTTTACTATCCTTCCCTGTCATCTATCTTGTCTTTTTTCTCATCTCTGAGAACCTCTAAAAGCTCTGCTTTAACCTCTTCAATTGTTTTCTCATAGACCTGAGCTGCCGCATTATTGAAGTGTCCACCACCACCAAAGGCACTCATAATTGTTTGCACATTATAATCCCCCCGGCTTCTTGCCGATATGGCAATGTATCCATTTTTATGGCGGGCAATAGCAAAGGCCATATTGATATTAACCATATCAACCAAAGTTTCAGCAGCAATGGCTGTTTTTACATTATCATATTTTTTATCAGGATTTCCGCAGGCTACTACTGTGTGTTCACCGACAAAATCTGCATTTAAGATAATCTCATTTACATCCTTATAATCATTATAGTTGGTTGCAAGAATGTCCTTGACTAAATTGCCATCAGCACCTTGTTCCCTAAGGAAGCTTGCTGCTTCAAAGGTCCTACTTGTTGCTCCCTTACTGAAACTTTTAGTATCAACTGAAATCCCTGCTAGAGTAATACTAGCCTCAAGACTTGTCATCTTTTTAGGATTAGTTGTCTGGTACTGAAGAAGCTCTGTTGCAAGTTCACTGGCACTACTTGCCCCACTTTCAATATAAGTCAGCATGGCATGATTTGGAAAATCTTCATCCCTCCTATGGTGGTCAATTACAACTAACTTATCAAAGGCCTTATAAAACTCTTCATTGAGGGTCATCTTCGGCTTAGAGTGGTCAACCATAATCAAAAGAGAATTATCTCTTCTGAGCGCCTTGGCCCTGTTGGTTGTGATAATATATTTTTTACCGTCCTCTGCCACATCAAGTTTAGCAATAGCCCTTTGAACATCTGGTAAAAGTTGCTTTTTATCGTAAACTACATAGGCAGGCTTACCTGCAAGATTTGCAAAAATCTTCATGGCAACCGCTGAACCTAGGGCATCCATATCAGGAAACTTGTGACCAACGATAAAAACATTGTCACTTTCACTAATAATCGTGTTGATGGCTGTCGCAATAGCACGCGCCCTAGTCCTTGACCTTTGCGACCTGCTAGCTGAATTTCCCCCAAAGTATCTAATGGGAGCAGAGTCAATATTTTCTTTGACAACAACCTGGTCACCCCCTCGAACAAGAGCTAGTTCAAGGTTATTAAGGGCTGTTCTACCGATTGATTGGTGATTTTCAATCCCGTAACCAACCCCTATACTATAGGTCAAGGAAACATTTTTTTCAGCAGCCTTCTTCTTAAATTCTTCAGAAAAACTAAAATTATCATCCATGATTCGGCTAAGAGTCCTATAGTCTGTAAAGAAATAGTAACGACCTGCAGAAACCCGCCTTGTAAAGATTTTATATTTGCTAGAAATACTATCAATGGAGTTGGTAATAACACTATTAATCGTTGTTCTTTCACTTTCAGAAATTAAATCAGTGGTATCATCATAATTATCAACTGATAAAACACCAATAACCGCACGACTATCAGCTATAATATTTTTTGCATCAAGCTCCTCACTGGCATCTAAAAAGTAAAGGAGATGCTTATCCTTGTCATGCTTAACAGTATACTGCTTGTTATCAAGACTCATATATTTACTGATACCTTCTTCAATTTGACTGGTTATTTTCCTAATTTCATCCCTGCTAAAATACTTTACGGCATCACCAAAAATTAAATCAACATAAGGATTAAACCATTCAATTTCATAGGTATCCGGCGTATATCGAACGACTCCTAAAGGCATCTTTTCAAGGGTTGAACTCAAAGAATTTTCAGCCATTTCATTTGCATTTCTAATAAAATCAACAGTGTTACTTTGGTAGACCTTTTTTTGGTACAGAATCACCGCAAGAACTGCTAAATTTAAGAAAAACAAAATCACCATTGAGTTAATTCTTGACTCAGAAACCCTAATGACAATACATTCTATTAGAAATAAAATCCCTAACATGATGGTCGTTGTTAGTGAAGACAATTGATCAAAACGTTTCATAATTACACTCCTGTCCGCAATATTTTATCATAAATACCGATAAAAATAAAGAAGCGGGCAAGTCATCTGAGAATCAAGAAAAGACAAAAAAGGAGCTTCTGCTCCTCTTATTTTTTATTTTTTCCTTCAAGGTAGACCATCAAAATACTGATATCTGCTGGATTTACCCCACTAATTCGACTGGCTTGACCAATTGTTTCGGGATTAATCTTTTTGAATTTTTGACGGGCTTCTGTAGCGATTGAATCAATGGCATCCCAGTCAATGTTAGCTGGAATCCTTTTAGCCTCAAGACGGTGCATTTTGTCTATCTGATCCATTGCCTTCTTAATGTAGCCTTCGTATTTAATTTCAATTTCTAGTTGCTCAATGATTTTGTCATCAAGAT
Proteins encoded:
- the rpsD gene encoding 30S ribosomal protein S4; its protein translation is MSRYTGPSWKLSRRLGVSLSGTGKEIARRNYVPGQHGPNNRSKLSEYGLQLAEKQKLRFSYGVTERQFRNLFVQASKIKEGTLGFNFMVLLEQRLDNVVYRLGLATTRRQARQFVNHGHILVNGSRVDIPSYRVQVGDVISVREKSQKVPAILEAVEATLGRPAFVSFDADKLTGTLERLPERDEINPEINEALVVEFYNKQL
- the dnaB gene encoding replicative DNA helicase, producing the protein MPDQDIMKVPPQDLEAEQAVLGAIFLDADRLIEVREYLDLADFYKVAHRTIFRNMIKLSDEKEPIDVLTVRNALEKDGELENIGGVSYIAELASAVPTSANAAYYAKIVAEKSLLRNLISNLTQSVEKAYAQEEDPYDILNEAENKLMDVAENKNRSGFKRISDLVNDSFEEIDRLSQQDNRITGLATGYPALDDLTTGLHEEELIILAARPAVGKTAFALNIAQNIGTKLDKSVAIFSLEMGAESLVKRMLAAEGRIESYNLRTGNLSRDDWNSLTIAAGTLSNSGIYIDDTPGIKITEIRARARKLAQETGNLGLILIDYLQLISGTGRENRQQEVSEISRQLKILAKELKVPVIALSQLSRGVEQRQDKRPVLSDIRESGSIEQDADIVAFLYREDYYAREGEESESLEEDNTVEVIIEKNRSGARGTVKLAFIKEYNKFVNLSNMEEF
- the rplI gene encoding 50S ribosomal protein L9 — its product is MKVIFLADVKGKGKKGEIKEVPSGYAQNFLIKKNLAKEATNAAISELKGQKKAQDKQEAEILAEAKKLKELLEEEGTMVELTEKVGKDGRLFGAINSKKIASALSDQYQVKLDKHKIQLENPIKSLGVTKVPVKLHRDVTATIRVHVGEA
- a CDS encoding DHH family phosphoesterase; this translates as MKRFDQLSSLTTTIMLGILFLIECIVIRVSESRINSMVILFFLNLAVLAVILYQKKVYQSNTVDFIRNANEMAENSLSSTLEKMPLGVVRYTPDTYEIEWFNPYVDLIFGDAVKYFSRDEIRKITSQIEEGISKYMSLDNKQYTVKHDKDKHLLYFLDASEELDAKNIIADSRAVIGVLSVDNYDDTTDLISESERTTINSVITNSIDSISSKYKIFTRRVSAGRYYFFTDYRTLSRIMDDNFSFSEEFKKKAAEKNVSLTYSIGVGYGIENHQSIGRTALNNLELALVRGGDQVVVKENIDSAPIRYFGGNSASRSQRSRTRARAIATAINTIISESDNVFIVGHKFPDMDALGSAVAMKIFANLAGKPAYVVYDKKQLLPDVQRAIAKLDVAEDGKKYIITTNRAKALRRDNSLLIMVDHSKPKMTLNEEFYKAFDKLVVIDHHRRDEDFPNHAMLTYIESGASSASELATELLQYQTTNPKKMTSLEASITLAGISVDTKSFSKGATSRTFEAASFLREQGADGNLVKDILATNYNDYKDVNEIILNADFVGEHTVVACGNPDKKYDNVKTAIAAETLVDMVNINMAFAIARHKNGYIAISARSRGDYNVQTIMSAFGGGGHFNNAAAQVYEKTIEEVKAELLEVLRDEKKDKIDDREG